The nucleotide sequence aaATAAGTAAAACTGGTAACTTAACAGGTAagtaacaagtagaaatccgcccctcgggcacagtatcaatcgctcaacatagtatcagcccctcgggctcagtctGAATCACTCAGGAttgtatcagcccctcgggctacctcacaatcactcatatcagcccctcgggcatagtatcaatcactcagcataatgggtacccgcgctcactgtgggtgtgcagactccggaggggccctttgcggcccaagcgctatatcaagccacctcgtggcatcatcactcatcactcggcctcacatcactcaagcctcctcgtggcatataaagtatctcagtccctcggcctcatatcactcagcataccctcacatatggccctcggcctcactcagtccaaaaatcatcacaagcctcttgggcattagtaaaacagtagttctcagcccaaaacatgatgtagaaatatcatttaagtttcaaatctgagtaaaagtgacTGAGTtggtaaaacagtagatatcaacaggattgagttcaaataataagtcaagtagtgcggaaacagtgataaaaatccccgaagggttcaaatagttggcacgaagcccaaatatggcaatcaacccaaatcatcatgataacaattgaatttcagtcaaatatttggtaaaatcatcaatcaggatggaccaagtcacaatccccagtagtgaaagaccccacgctcatcatccagtgcgtatcttgcctcaatatagcactacgatgtgcaatccgggatttcaattcctcaggacatcatttacaaccattactcacctcgaactggctaattctctagctcgcgatgcctttgcccctcgaattggcctccacgcgcatcgaatctatccaaagtcagaacgaatacgttacaatatgctaagggaacaaagcccaagcgaaaacattcgaaaaatatcgaaaatcacgaagttggcaaaacccgagccctgggcccacttctcgaaactctaAAATTTTTATGtcatcgggttccttatctcgccacgagtctatacatacaaaaatctctcaaatcagaccacaaatggcccctcaaatcccaaatttagaatttcaatttcaagccctaatttcttacaatttggctatattttcatgaatttcaaggatgatttcacaatataatcatgtatttagttcataggacttacctccaatcacttcccaTCAAAACCCTTTTAATTCctgtccaaaagctctcaaggttgctcaaaaatggaggaaatgggtttgggttcgcggatgaaatgtttttaacattctgcccggATCACTGTAGCTAaatctatgcgatcgcggcccaatactctgcgatcgcatagcataAAAATCTGTAGCTCCAgaattaaccctatgcgatcgcatcctaTCCTCTGCAATCTCATAGCACAATGACCATAGCCTATGCAATAACACACCTGCTCctgcgatcgcattgaacaaatTTCCACGAAAATCCCGAATTAACTTTACACTGCGATCGCATGCCTCCCTATGCGATCACAttgaacaaccaaacaacccctcaaaaatgcttctatgcgatcgcaatgcCACTCCTgggatcgcatagagcaaaaccCTGCAACACTGATCTGCAGATTTTTGCAACATCCTAAGTCCCAAAATcatccgttagccatccgaaatcaccccgaggcccccgggacctcaaccaaaagcaccaacacatcttaaaacattattcaaacttgttgcaatcatcaaaacaccacaaacaacgccaaaaccatcaaattgcatcgaattcaagcctaagttcttctaaaacttccaaaacacgcattTGATTAAAAATCCGACCAAAACACCttcgaatgatctgaaattttgcacacacatccaaaaccacctaacgaagctactgcaactctcggaatttcattccgacccctgtATAAAAATCTCATCTACCAACCAgaatttgccaaaatactaacttcgcccaTTCGAGCCTaattcttctctacaactccaaaacccattccgatcgcgctcctaagtcacaaatcacctcccaaagctaaccgaaccatcggaatttacttccgagccttctaacacataagtcaacatccaattgatttttccaacttaagccttcttaaaagagactaagtgtctcatttcttaccaaatactctccgaactcgaactaatcaactcaatcacataaaacacggataacgaagcataaaaaaGCTGAAATGGGgcaaacagagcggtaactcatgagacgactggccgggtcgtcacactaaCACCTTCCTTACAACGAAATCTGATTACTGCAGTTGGAGGTTCTTTAATGAAGAAGACTCATCAAGAGATTATTGCAATTATTGATGAGATGTCTGAAGATACAAACTAATAGCTCACTAAGAGTAATGATAGAAGAAAATCAGCTGGGGTTCACCAGGTAGATTCTAACACATCAGTGCAAGCCTAACTAGACACCATGGCTAGAGAGATAAGAAAGTTAACCTTGTCCAAGGTCCAGAGCTATCATCCTCGGTTTGTAATTTTTGTTGGAATGGGTCATCCAACGCATAAGTGTCAGGCCTCGACTACAGATGAAATGGTAAATATTGTGGGGAGCTTTGATAGAGGCAACTACCAAAGTGGCAATAATTTAAACCCTATGGGGCAAAGGCACCCAGGTTTTTCTTGGAGTTCACCAGGTGGCAGTGTGAATGCATGGCAACAGAATAACTCCAAACCCCAGGGACAGGGAGCTCCAGGTTTTCTCAACAACAAAAGTAGCAATACCAACCTCCATGGTCTAATCAGTCCAGCATGGAAGACCTAATGAAGGCCTTTATTATTAAAGCAGATGAAAGGCTTGAAACGCATGGAACATCCATTTGAAACTTGGAAAGACATATGGGGCAACTTGCTAATCTATTGTCTGAGAGGGTTCCAGGAACTCTCCCTGTTGAtactgaaagaaataaaaaaaataaaataaatgcagTGTCTTTGAGAAGTGGGCACGTATTGAAGGACCCCACTGAAAAACAAAAAGATGAGTTGATTGAAGGACATGTAGAGATTGTGGAGAAGCATAAAAATAGCAACAGTCAAGAAGGTGAAGTGAGGGTAGATCCAAATGATGGTCTAAAGAAGAAAGGGATGACTAGAGCtctgaaaaagaagaaggatgggaattCAATGAAAGATGAGACTGAAGAGAGTAAATATATGTCTGCTCTACCTTTCCCTTAGAAACAGAGAAGAGATAAGCTGGACaaacatttttgggcattttttagATGTGCTCAAGCAGGTGCATGTTAATCTACCTTTCACAAAGGTGCTCTCGTAGATGCTAGCCTATTCTGAGTTCCTGGAGGAGATGTTGTCCAATAAGCATAAAGTGGAAGAGACATCGGTTGTCAatctcacagagcattgcagtgccATTCTACAAAATACGCTCCCTCAAAAGTGTGAAGAtctagggagttttactatacttTGCTCTTTAGGAAGTACCAAATTTGAAAAATCTTTGTGTGATTCAGGTGCTTCTATTAATCTTATGCCTTTGTCCATTTTTAGGAAATCAGAGGGAGACATTGGAGAAATCAGATCTATACCTATGTCTTTGCAGCTGGCGGATCAGACCACGATCATATAAGAAGGAATAGTGGAAGATGTGCTAGTTCGGGTGGATAAATTTGTGTTCCCTGTGGACTTCATCATGGTGAATATGGAAGAAAATAAGGAGGTCCCTCTGATTTTATGGAGACCTTTCTTGTCTACTAGCAGAGCTATTGTGGACATTCAGGAGAGCCAACTCATGCTAAGAGTGGGGGAAGAAAAAATGGTATTCGAGATGAGTGAAGCAATAGGGGCACCTAGAGACAAGTCGACTGCACAGTCTGAATCTAGAGAGAGTAAAcctgataagtgtggggtgtacccaacGAAGGTAGAAAAGAACTTTCAACATGGATATGTGCACTGGATCAGGCGTGTAAAGTGGATCCCGACTTCGATTCAGACCCACACTAGATGATTCAAGAGAGTTTTCTTTACCTCTTactttttatttgtgtgtcatggggacatgccacaatttaaagtgtggggtgggggatgtaAATATATACATttgtgtttgttttcttttgttctatttgaatttttttttactttcccaACAATGGATTTCCTCGACTGTCTTCTTGAGAGATTAAagtcaaagaaaaaaaattgtttttgttttagtttcttaggtagtgtaataattctccCTTAGTTTTTTTTGTGCtgtggttctttttcaagggtttttaCTTGAACCGAGTGTAGTTAATGTTTCTTTTAATAGGAATAAAGAGTCTTGTGTCATAGTGCTAATTAGTGGAGATAACTTTTCTTGACTTTATTGTATCTTGAGATAGGTGAGTGCCTTAGTTGTGACGCCTAGGCTCAGTTCTTGACTCATGTATTGTAGTGCCTTAAATTATTTGATTTTGACTttacttaactgctttgactagagaatCGGGATAGATTTggtcctaagtgagttatgtgccttGGTGGTGTGAGATTTTGTTAATATTCTGTGAATATCAattgatatctagaacttgccttgtgtgTTTGCAAAGTACAAGGGTAGTCTTGTTCATTCTAGAAAGTGATACATGCATTTCTTTGTGAGCCAATTATATGCATGTTACCCGTCTAATTGTGTGTATCCTAGTTAgtcctttgagcctgtaatcttaaTTCTTTGTCAACCACAATACAAGCCTGGCCCCTTTTTTTAAATTGACTATTTGTTTGAACCTttacctctcttgagcacttgaagTTTTTATGAGCTTGTTAAAAGCTAAGTTGAGGTATGGACAAGGTTTTGAGTGAACTGAGAACAATaagagaaaggtgcactgttttgaaaaaaagtGAGAGCCACTTGTGgggaattgaaaaagaaaaacaagaagaagtcgaagaaagaaaatatttgtatgtattttgtgtggaaaaaaaataaattccTTGCTAGTGGTAGCTCATGatatatttgtgcttaaagaaattggGAGCTGATATTATTATGATGTGAAGGTTGGagtttggttcaaaataagtgtggGGTTTCGATTTCaaattatatgtattaaagtgctcagGAAGGagtagtcactatatccaaatgtatcccaCCCGTCCCGCAACTTACATTACAGctaaaataaagtcctacttgatctttgactaaatgaactcaattagtagagtattacactacaggcaagcatatggtacttctTCTGTGGCACATGAGTTTTAATTTTGAGAGTGAGTTTTATTTCTATAGTGAGTTActatttgttcttgaattttattatGTGTGAAACTACTCTCTGTATTTGGTGTGAGGGAACATGATTTGCGAAGGAAAGGTAAAGTCTTTggcctctatgttagagtaagtgagcaggtttttgaaaaatatgtgGTACTTTTGAATCGAGTCTTGAGACTAGGATGTTATGATGGGGTTCTTAGTTTGATTTAAATATTCCTGGCATGATGAGTTAGGAAAGTTGTTTGATGAAAAGGTCGCCTCGaggtgaagtgtagtttgattgctcgaggaagaTCAAtggcttaagtgtggggtgttgatggtaggttaGAAACTCGTATTTTAGCTACATTTTACACTCTAATTACTACACTTTGATTGTATTTGAGCCTAATTGTTAGTACTTTGTACTTATTACGTATGTTATATTGTGTAGGAGGTGATTTCGAGTGAAGAAGCAATTTTGAAGCTAAAATagatgatttggagctttgaagtctgattaGAATCCTAAAGAATTAAGCCGAAATCGTGTTCGGGGATCGAGTACCAAgtctaaattttaaaaattaagaaaaaaattactTTGGAAAAAATGCACTACCGCGCCACGGTGTAAAAGGTGCTAGTGCGAAATTCATTCAGAATGTAAAAAAAACCCGCTCTCTGAACTTTCCCACTGGCGTGGCGCATGAGGTGATGCGAGGCATGCCGCGCCTATGTAATCTTCTTATAGTGTTGTCTCACTTCGGCTTGGAAAGGATAGTTTTATCCGGACCTGTTCCTGCATGGTATAAATATACCAAAAATAGGATTTTTAGGGGACTTTTAACCTTGGAAGCTTttggagagcattggaggcttCAAGACACAAGATTTTATTATCTTTCCATCAATTTAATacgggagtttggattgtaacgttagattaatattttcttactctttaattctatttgtgatgacttcctccatGATTACAGAGTAGTTTTTATTATGGTTTGACATGATTTTGTGACTTGATTGTTATCTATGGATTTGATTATTGTTTGAATTCTTGAATTTATTGGAAGAGATTTAATTCTAGGTGTGACTATATTCATTATTGTATCTAATCGGAAGAGGAGCGTAATACTAAATATTAGCATGCCTTATTTTATTGTGGTACTTCTTTAAGTAATCGAATGAGCTTTGCGATCTACCTTTTGaattaagattgagaaatattcGAGAGAAGTTTCTCTTAGACCATTTTTACCAATAGATTCGTGCAAGTTTCATCGCACTTCATAGTAGCATATTTGAACAGTTTAggtttaatcgagagaggaaccTGAATAACAATAATAGGATAATAAGATGTTGAATTCGAGAGAATCAACAGAACATTAAGAGTGAAATTTAACATTGTCAATTCCAGAACAACAATCTTGCACTTATCATTTCATGACCCTTATTTCTCACATAAATAACAATCCAATTCTGCTAGTCTCTAGTTCTTAGCGATCAATTGTCATTTGCTTTACTTTTAATTGTTAGTTGTAGTTCATAATCATTCAAACCAAAGTGTTAATCATCTGAATAACATTTAAGCCAGAAATTACTTGAACattgtttaaattcaatcccCGTGGAGATGATAATTAAAccatactatctttggctagtgAGTATcaatttcgtgttgtgttttgcgctcatcaTATGCAGACTAGCTCCTTTATCTTCCCAACCATTTGCTCTTGAGACTTCCACTAATTTCTCATACTTGATTGATTTCCTTTCCTTCCTCGTGTCTTTGAAAGTCCTTTGCccgtttgattgattccctttcctttctTGTATTCCTTTGAtggaaaaatttgaatatcatagTCGTTGGCTCTTTGATTGCTTCTTGTGCCTCTTATGCCTACATAGCTTTGATTAGTGAACCTACACACAAAGTATATTCACATTAgtctagtatttttatttttagtcatTATTAAAATGCTAAGCCTAgcaatctccccctttttgatgatgacaataaATCAAAAGAGTTTGACAGATTTGGGGACACTTCCTTTTCAAGGTTGTACTTCTGCTCCCCCTGTCTTTGCGTCTTGTTTGTATTCCTGCTCCCCCTGTTTTTTTACTGTTTTTCTTCTCCCCCTTTGACGTCAACCAAAAAGAGCAATAAGAGATACAGATAATAtcagctaataataataataaaacatgcATGATATAATATACACTTAAAACAGTCATAATCAAGAAAAATGGGGCATAATCGACTGTACACCTGATCAACAACCAAAAGTAAAGTTTTATCAGACAAAAAGAAAAGATTGTTTAGAAAGCCCAGAAAATTAggtctgtcacgaccccaaatacccttTGTAGTATGTTGTGATGGAACCTAGTTTCTAAGATTAGGCAAGCCTAATAAatatgcggaataactgaataataatttaaatctcaaaaacaTCAGCAACTATATGAATAAAATCTGCAACTCAACATGTACATCTCCCAAAAACTCGGTgtaaatacaagtcacaagctctagatacagtGTTGAACACTCCTATACATCATTGTCTATAAAGatgtaaagaaataagaaaagaacagGATAGAAAGGGACTTCGAGGGCTGAGATCGCGAACATgtgtaccttaaagtctccaaagTAAAGCAACTCAACGCTCTAATACCGAGGATGATAGGATgtacctgaatttgcacaaaaACATGTGTacaagcatagtatgagtatatcacaatggtacccagtaagtgagccaaacttcggtagagtagtgacgaggtcaggtcaaggccctactagagATAATACGAAACAAGAAAGGAGatataacaatataatgaaatgatAGAGAAATGAAACGATAAAGAATTTACGGAAAAGTAACAACACAAAATTAAGGAAGTTAACACAACACGAAAGGAAAACAAggattttacatgttaaggaaacatCAACCAAACAATACAACAAGTAGAGAAAatcaacagggcactcccgagataccgcctcgtagtcccaaatcataaaaataactcacaatatttccttgttgtgagcacgtgatttttgtttagcgcgacaatcgctccaaaagaaataaaaataataataacaattggtcctgctgtacaatttttggatttttacatggcactttgttaattatttatgatttttgcccattttattttattaaaacaaaatacaaaaaaatgtatgtgtcatgcataatttgaaccgtaatccggttgttaaatagaaaatcataaataggcatctttgtccgtgattttgtttttgtttgattttacctgtcttaaaatattttaatgtgtgtgcaaataattgtattaagtgtttatttaattttaatttgatttacttaggttttgtttttaaaataaataagaaaataaaataataataataataaaaaaaatctttttcggacttgggccaattttaaacaaattggcccaaacaaactcagcccaaaacccaggcttGCCCGGTCCGTGACCAGCCTACTTCGAGAACAtacaaacgacgccgttttaattcaggctgatctgagccgttgatctctgaaagatcaacggccaagatctctcaccccgaacccactaacagacccgacccgtctcacccggaccgacctcaaccctttacccttgaaacgatgtctttccctgttagtcgaaggatcctggcccttcatcatgtttcatccaacggccaggattcacctatccactaactatataaacttgcaaccataccctgccccctatccaataccccggcCTTCGTCTTCACAGAcccttccccttcaaaccctagccgcccccatctcccttcactagaaacccggcggcatgaacgccgatgaccttcaccttaacaccctagaatccccttgccatcctgaacatggatctgttaactacttaactcgaatcccttcccaccttctcgaatcttcatttgaagatttgagtctgaacttgacttacaccgtttaaccccagtttcacaccagacactccccagacctccctcgtgaccaaaccatgcttggtttggtccgaatctgaccagggaagcatgaatcccagatctgatttttggaaccttagggttcctcgtcaatggtccgtgtcttgttcaagccgaagagattaaggtctaatggaccttaatctaagtgtttctcatctgagaaacacttcgattaaagtccgttcagccttaagaaaggtctgttcgagtccaagctagggtcttttgatttttcgggttttaaggcgagttttgctttcttttctttatttgttttagtccatgagATTGTTCTAAAGGTTGTTCATGTTTCGTGAaatctgtgttttgagttttatcaactgtgtcctgtccaccttgcctgaacctttgttgtttgattgagtttcttcttctacttgttctgataatgtgtatgtatgtatttgttgtgcaattggttgaatttcaaatttgaactgattaactgattccttgggtacaattctgcttagtcaatacaattcgaatcatgtgtcctatactgttaaatgtctgattttggtttcgattgtatgtgttataactaatatagtcgagtcgacaattgtcgtcaattaatttcagtagTTCAAATGTTAACAATTGAACCTGTTGCCTGCtgcaactttgtttgaatcaaagtaagaATCAAGTATGGTCACTTATAGTTGCtgtatttgaatctgaaaataaaagGGTAGATTGTTACCTGCAAtatgaattggagggcatgtgcatttgtgcacaacatgtgtaTAAAAGCccttttggattaaaatagtttgacagcatatgttgtcagattatattcctgctgcccatgtctgcttttagttaataaaatgggaaagttaagcctgccaagggaatgtcatggggttaacacttaaatagctaagtggaactgaaaagaagatagcacatgggaggggtatctgaTTAGTCTATCAGGCTGTAAAAAGGGTGatgttaaggcttataaaagggaggcaCATTGAGAGATAACGGAGAAAAAAGAGAACAGGGAGATGGGGATACAGACAGGGAAATTGTTAACATAGATAGAGAGGGACTGAACATTTTTTGAGAACTAAGTTCTGAAagacagaaaactggaaaagaattctctTTGATAACACAGACAGGCAGAATTAGAAATTACATTTTTTGATTTGCTGTTTTGATTTCACTAAATCTTGACCTGTTTGTGCAACACTGATTTCTCCCAAAtcccaactgagtctgcttggttgttgttgttttattcgGGAACTTGGTCTAGTTGGGGTCTTGATCCCACTCCAATTGTTTCGtgagttgttgttgctgctattctgtttcctgttgctgctgttattctgtgtcctgctgctactgctaattctgtttcttgctgctgctgatttccctatcttcttcctcttctcctttgcattttcagtatttccaggtacacatctcga is from Nicotiana tabacum cultivar K326 chromosome 18, ASM71507v2, whole genome shotgun sequence and encodes:
- the LOC142172438 gene encoding uncharacterized protein LOC142172438, with the translated sequence MLAYSEFLEEMLSNKHKVEETSVVNLTEHCSAILQNTLPQKCEDLGSFTILCSLGSTKFEKSLCDSGASINLMPLSIFRKSEGDIGEIRSIPMSLQLADQTTII